The proteins below are encoded in one region of Sebastes fasciatus isolate fSebFas1 chromosome 16, fSebFas1.pri, whole genome shotgun sequence:
- the LOC141752953 gene encoding tripartite motif-containing protein 16-like: MAQQVILDRDKLSCSICLDLLKDPVTIPCGHSYCMSCIKDYWGEEYETKTHSCPQCRQSFTPRPVLVKNTMLAEVVEELKKAGLQAASPDHSSAGPGDVTCDFCSGMKVKALKSCLVCMASYCEQHLQPHYNVAPLKKHKLVEATLKLQENICSQHDEVMKIFCRTDQKCICYLCSMDDHKGHDTVSAAAERAEKQKELGASRQEVQQRVQDREKDVKVLQQRVEAINLSADEAVRDSEKIFTELIRLIKKRSSEVKQQIRSQQTTQVSRAKELEEKLQQEITELRRKDTELETLSHTEDHLHFLNNYPSLSRLSESKDVPSIDICPLHSFEDVTAAVSEVRDKLQAVLSEEWGKISLAVTEVDVLTPQAEPRTRAEFMKYSCQITLDPNTAHHNLSLSDRDRKATLMKGKQLYLDHQDRFREMWQVLSREGLTGRCYWEVKWSGIVFIAVAYKDISRKGIINESIFGCNDKSWSLECDSSSYTFRHNDISTSVSGPRSSRIGVYLDHRAGTLSYYSVSETMTLLHRVQTTFTQPLYAGFWLPSDVGVSAELCELK, from the coding sequence ATGGCGCAGCAAGTGATTCTGGATCGAGACAAACTGAGCTGttcaatctgtctggatcttctaaaggatccggtgactattCCCTGTgggcacagctactgcatgagctGTATTAAAGACTACTGGGGTGAGGAGTATGAGACGaagacacacagctgccctcagtgcaggcagagcttcacaccgaggcctgtcctggtgAAAAATACCATGTTAGCAGAGgttgtggaggaactgaagaaagcAGGTCTTCAAGCTGCTTCACCTGATCATTCCTCTGCTGGACCTGGAGACGTGACCTGTGATTTCTGCTCTGGGATGAAGgtaaaagccctcaagtcctgtctggtgtgtatggcctcttactgtgagcagcacctccagcctcactacAATGTagctccattaaagaaacacaagctggttgaggccactttaaagctccaggagaacatctgctctcagcatgacgaggtgatgaagattttctgccgCACTGATCAGAAGTGCATCTGCTATCTCTGCTCCATGGATGATCATAAAGGTCATGACACAGTCTccgctgcagcagagagggctGAGAAGCAGAAGGAGCTCGGGGCGAGTCGGCAAGAAGTCCAACAGAgagtccaggacagagagaaagacgtgaaggtgcttcagcagagggtggaggctatcaatctttctgctgatgaagctgtgagagacagtgagaagatcttcactgagctgatccgtctcattaaGAAAAGAAGCTCCGAAGTGAAGCAGCagatcagatcccagcagacaaCTCAAGTGAGTCGAGCTAAAGAGcttgaggagaagctgcagcaggagatcactgagctgcggaggaaagacactgagctggagacgctctcacacacagaggatcacctcCATTTCCTAAACAACTACCCCTCGCTGTCACGTCTGAGCGAATCTAAAGACGTTCCCAGCATTGATATCTGTCCTCTGCACTCCTTTGAGGATGTGACAGCGGcggtgtcagaggtcagagataaACTGCAGGCTGTTCTGAGTGAGGAGTGGGGAAAGATCTCTCtggcagtgactgaagtggatgttttaacGCCTCAAGCAGAGCCCAGAACCAGAGCTGAGTTTATGAAATATTCTtgtcaaatcacactggatccaaatacAGCACACCACAATTTGTCATTGAGTGACAgggacagaaaagcaacattaatgaaAGGAAAACAGTTATATTTGGATCACCAAGACAGATTTAGAGAAATGtggcaggtcctgagtagagagggtctgactggacgctgttactgggaggtgaaaTGGAGCGGGATCGTTTTTATAGCAGTTGCATACAAGGATATTAGCAGAAAGGGCATCATTAATGAAAGTATATTTGGAtgtaatgacaaatcttggtcaTTAGAATGTGACAGTAGTAGTTATACATTCAGACACAACGATATTTCTACTTCCGTCTCAGGCCCTCGGTCCTCCAGAATAGGAGTTTACCTGGATCACAGGGCAGGTACTCTGTCttactacagcgtctctgaaaccatgactctcctccacagagtccagaccacgttcactcagcctctctatgctggatttTGGCTTCCAAGTGATGTTGGAGTCTCTGCTGAGCTGTGTGAGCTCAAGTAG
- the LOC141752961 gene encoding tripartite motif-containing protein 16-like encodes MAQQVILDRDKLSCSICLDLLKDPVAIPCGHSYCMSCIKDYWGEEHETKTHSCPQCRQSFTPRPVLVKNTMLAEVVEELKKAGLQAASPDHSSAGPGDVTCDYCSGMKVKALKSCLVCMASYCEQHLQPHYNVAPLKKHKLVEATLKLQENICSQHDEVMKIFCRTDQKCICYLCSMDDHKGHDKVSTAAERAEKQKELGASRQEIQQRVQDREKDVKVLQQRVEAINLSADEAVRDSEKIFTELIRLIKKRSSEVKQQIRSHQTTQVSRAKDLEEKLQQEITELRRKDTELETLSHTEDHLHFLNNYPSLSRLSESKDVPSIDICPLYSFEDVTAAVSEARDKLQAVLSEEWGKISLAVTEVDVLQAEPRTTAEFRKYSCQITLDPNTAHIWLSLSDRDRKAKVMKGKQLYLDHQDRFRERIQVLSREGLTGRCYWEVKWSGIVCIAVAYKDIRRTGTVNECGFGCNDKSWSLECDSSSYKFRHNNISTSVSGPQSSRIGVYLDHRAGTLSYYSVSETMTLLHRVQTTFTQPLYAGFWLPGGVGDTAELCELK; translated from the coding sequence ATGGCGCAGCAAGTGATTCTGGATCGAGACAAACTGAGCTGttcaatctgtctggatcttCTAAAGGATCCGGTGGCTATTCCCTGTgggcacagctactgcatgagctGTATTAAAGACTACTGGGGTGAGGAGCATGAGACGaagacacacagctgccctcagtgtaggcagagcttcacaccgaggcctgtcctggtgAAAAATACCATGTTAGCAGAGgttgtggaggaactgaagaaagcAGGACTTCAAGCTGCTTCACCTGATCATTCCTCTGCTGGACCTGGAGACGTGACCTGTGATTACTGTTCTGGGATGAAGGTGAAAGccctcaagtcctgtctggtgtgtatggcctcttactgtgagcagcacctccagcctcactacAATGTagctccattaaagaaacacaagctggttgaggccactttaaagctccaggagaacatctgctctcagcatgacgaggtgatgaagattttctgccgCACCGATCAGAAGTGCATCTGCTATCTCTGCTCCATGGATGACCATAAAGGTCATGACAAAGTCTCCACTGCAGCAGAGAGGGCTGAGAAGCAGAAGGAGCTCGGGGCGAGTCGGCAAGAAATCCAACAGAgagtccaggacagagagaaagacgtgaaggtgcttcagcagagggtggaggctatcaatctttctgctgatgaagctgtgagggacagtgagaagatcttcactgagctgatccgtctcattaaGAAAAGAAGCTCCGAAGTGAAGCAGCAGATCAGATCCCATCAGACAACTCAAGTGAGTCGAGCTAAAGATcttgaggagaagctgcagcaggagatcactgagctgcggaggaaagacactgagctggagacgctctcacacacagaggatcacctcCATTTCCTAAACAACTACCCCTCGCTGTCACGTCTGAGCGAATCTAAAGACGTTCCCAGCATTGATATCTGTCCTCTGTACTCCTTTGAGGATGTGACAGCGGCGGTGTCAGAGGCCAGAGATAAACTGCAGGCTGTTCTGAGTGAGGAGTGGGGAAAGATCTCTCtggcagtgactgaagtggatgttttacaagCAGAGCCCAGAACCACAGCTGAGTTTAGGAAATATTCTtgtcaaatcacactggatccaaatacAGCACACATCTGGTTGTCATTGAGTGACAGGGACAGAAAAGCAAAGGTAATGAAAGGAAAACAGTTATATTTGGATCACCAAGACAGATTTAGAGAAAGGAtccaggtcctgagtagagagggtctgactggacgctgttactgggaggtgaaaTGGAGCGGGATCGTTTGTATAGCAGTTGCATACAAGGATATTAGAAGAACAGGCACCGTGAATGAATGTGGATTTGGAtgtaatgacaaatcttggtcaTTAGAATGTGACAGTAGTAGTTATAAATTCAGACACAACAATATTTCTACTTCCGTCTCAGGCCCTCAGTCCTCCAGAATAGGAGTTTACCTGGATCACAGAGCAGGTACTCTGTCttactacagcgtctctgaaaccatgactctcctccacagagtccagaccacgttcactcagcctctctatgctggatttTGGCTTCCAGGTGGTGTTGGAGACACTGCTGAGCTCTGTGAACTCAAATAG